AGTGCTTAAGGGTAATTTTGCTGTAAGGAGCTGGAAAGCTTTGTCTATTATTCAGTTTGAAAAGTGGAGTATGTGATTATTCTGCTATGAGTCTTTCTTTTCACTTTGGGTTTTATTTGTGGCAAGGGTTTGTGGTATTAATCTTGTCTTTTCCTAATAGCATGCTCTTAATAATGCAGGATATGTTGATCATTCTGCTAGAGTTATGCGTGTCATCACGTGGAATAGGTCATTCAGAGGTGTACCTAATGGTGAAGGTGGCAAGAATGAACTTGATTCTGAAGATTATGAGACTCTTGCCACCGTGTTGGATAAGTTGTTAGCATGGGAAAAAAAACTATATGATGAAGTAAAGGTACATTACAGTTAATTCTTCTTAATAGCAGAAAAAGACCCTTATCTACAGGAGTTTTTCCTTCTTTGAGAATAGGAGGCGTGAAACTTTAGCTTCCTTTCATGATTGGCCATAGATTTATGGTTCATAAAATGGATTCATAGATGGCTAATGCATTCTGGTGAAGTAAAATGGTGCAAAGCTTGTTATTGTTATTTATTGTTTGATGGGCTTTGTTGAATCTTATTGAATTTTGTTTCATGTTGTTAGCAAGGCGAGCTTATGAAGCTTGAGTATAGGAAGAAAGTTGCTCAGTTAAATAGGCAGAAGAAGCATGGTGCCAGTGCTGAATCCTTGGAAAAAACGAAAGCAGCTGTAAGTCATCTGCATACGAGGTATATAGTTGACATGCAGTCCATGGACTCTACTGTTTCAGAAGTCAATGATATACGTGACAAGCAGCTGTATCCAAGACTTGTTGATCTTGTTAACGGGTATGTTTTTATTTAGAAAAAGCAATTGAGAAATTAGAACATTCCCTTTTCCCCCATACTGGTTTTATTTTACCCATTCCTTCATTGAAAAATATGGTTTCTTTTTGTTATGCTATGTTGGTTGGATTAAATATACAGATACTTGGACATGCATGCGTCCAACATGGATATggtttttcttattatttatttatttttaaatttttatccctATATTTGAGCTGAAGTAACAAATGACCACGTCTCTTTGTGGTGGAATGTCTGATGTGTGTTCCACCGCACATACTAATTGTAACTTAAGTGAATAGCTGGTAACTAAAGTTATAATGTGTCAAGTGTCTGCATTCTCACAAATGCTGAATTAAGAATTCCCAGAACTAGGACCTCGATATCTTCTGTGAAAAATTAGTGCCAATTTGAGACAGCAGTTTTAGTTTTACGTTTTCATGACCATCAGATCTTTATGAAGTGGGAAGTAAAGTTGCCCAGAACAGTTGATAAACCTTGAATTTTATTgtattccttctttagggctgggGTTAAATACATTTTGTTTTTCAAGTGCCTGGAATTTAAATGTTAAAATTCTTAACTACAAATGATTTACCTAGTGAATTGTTTTTCTGATGCAAAATATCTAAAGCAGCTTCTAATAGGTGGTGTGTATTTATTTTGATCTCACATAACACTTTTCACTTGATCAATACTGTTCGCTCATCTAAAAGATTAGCTCAACCAGCACCTGTCATATGTTCATGTCTAGTCTTCACCTTCTTTCTAATGTACTGGGATTAATTCTCATAAACTTCTGGTGGTTATTCTTTCTTTATGCTGTTATTATCATTAATCTTTCTTTAGTTAGTTGATTGGTGTAATTATGGAGTATAAAAACAAACATAAATAGTTATCTGTTGATCTCTAACTGTACTACCCTAGAACACCTGGAATGGGATTCTAGTCATGGCCTTGAATTTCACCCTTGCACTGCAGGATGGCCAAAATGTGGACCAGTATGTGCATACATCATGATGGCCAGCTGAAGATTGTTACAGACCTAAAGTCCCTTGATGTCGGCCATGTTAAGGAAACTACAAGACATCATCATGAGCGCACCAAACAACTTTATAATGTAGTGCAAGGATGGCATTCACAATTTGAAAAACTTGTGACCCATCAAAAGCAATGCATTCAAACTCTTCATAACTGGTTAAGGTTAAATCTAATCCCAATTGAAAGCAGCTTGAAAGAGAAAATATCATCACCGCCAAAAGCCCCGAATCCCCCTATCCAAGCCCTCCTCCACTCATGGCATGATTATCTAGAAAAGCTTCCAGATGATGTGGCCAAATCTGCTATCTCATCCTTTGCTGCTGTCATAAAAACCATAGAACTGCATCAGGAAGAAGAGCTGAAGCTAAAAGAGAAATGTGAAGAAACCAGGAAGGAATTTCTTCGTAAGAATCAGGCATTTGACGAATGGTATCAAAAGTACATGCAGCGTAGAACATCAACTGATGAAACAGATGCTGAAAGAGGTGAAGATGCAAATTCCAAGGATCCAGTATTAGAGAGGCAATTCGCAGTGGAGAGCTTGAAGaagaaaatgcatgaagaagttgaaGCTCACCAAAGACATTGCATTCAGGTGAGAGAGAAGTCACTAGGAAGTCTAAAGATTCGGTTGCCTGAGCTATTCCGAGCTATGTCAGACTATGCTCATACATGCTCTGATGTTTATGAGAAACTGAGGGCCCTCACTCAGTTGCAGAATTCAACTCATGGTCCTCCATAATGATGTAAAGACTCCTAAGTTAAATCCTAGTCAGAAGTACCTTTTATCTGAGACATGCCTTTCTAGGATACTGGTAATCTGTATTTGTTGTGTGGAAAAATTAATTTCGCTTTCATATTCAAGCATGTATAGCCCACTCAATGCATATGAATGTAGGTGTGGCGCATACTGCATAATGAATTGGTGATCCTGAAGAATGGCATCTGGGTGGGCACTTTGTTTAATCCTGAATTGGAAGGTAATATACATTGGTGTTCCTAGCCGGCAAATCTTCATGAACTTGACTTGAACATTGttgtttataaatttttttcattCGGATTCAAGAAAAGAGGCCaattaaaaatttaggaaaaattcatTAATCAGTAATCACTTTTGAGATATACTCaatcttaaattatataaattaaatctttttatttatttgtttattaaaaAAGTCGGCATACACGTATAAAATGCACAGACTTTTAGGAACACGCCGCTCGCAAAAATGGACTCTTTCGGCGGTCTTAACTTGACCCTTAAAAGTTTTATTTTACTGAACTTTGCTGACAATTGGCATGCCCTCTTCAGCTAGACTACCGTCTATGACCAACTGAGCCTCCACCCCAACATatctatttttttaaaagatattTTCAATTTACGAACACAATTATTACaattaaaatatgttaaatataatttaaaataaaattttcatactctaattaatatatttaaaatgatattcTTCTACAATAATGTCTAATGGagctttattaaatttttaatataaaattactaGAATactatattataaatataatataaataactGCTTAAACTAATAATTAAACTAATGCTATTCTAGAAAAATAAAATTGCATAAATACatcataaaattattatatttttatatatagtaAATTAATAtagttattatttaataaatcacTTATCGATACTAATAaactgaattatatatatatgcttaTTTTTCTAATTCTAAAGtggaaatatttaatatttattcatttatgtattatttatatataattgattataatattataaaaaaattaaatttatatttctcTATACAAATATTATGGATACGTCAGTAATGAGTTAGAGAATTAACTGAGGACACGATAATTattttatgacacaattaaatggtagcaattattgttattattaaaatttttttacagtaataattattatctttaataatattttctttttacagcaatcataattttttttataaaatatttataattataattttatagcaGCAATATCCAATCATTCATATATTATGGCTTATAAACTCATGACAACAAATTTTATACTTTTGACAATAAAAATATTTACtggtaaatttattattttttgtaatgtatttttttaaattataaaaaaattaatttaaaaaaataattatgagaatatttttaaaattttacatgtattttaaattttaactgtTTTTTAACACTTAGTGGATGAAAATAAATGAAAGATTAAATCATTcactaaatcaaatattaaaaattaatt
The sequence above is a segment of the Hevea brasiliensis isolate MT/VB/25A 57/8 chromosome 11, ASM3005281v1, whole genome shotgun sequence genome. Coding sequences within it:
- the LOC110633400 gene encoding nitrate regulatory gene2 protein, with translation MGCAQSKVDDEESVARCKERKILMKEAVVTRNAFAAGHSGYAISLKNTGAALSDYAQGEVQEPHSHLQQSPLEPISQPPPPPPPPPPSMESFPLPPPPPLPDFSPSPSPNPIKRALSMPEIPMKLHRKAGEEIDSTAIAEEEEEDEEEEERGLDHGARNGNVNNDKKNKDFSGSRGPPNGKVGPEETPRSPPRTPENHAVPPMPESKNMAWDYFFNVDHMPGPSLEPEVDANRNGNTFGSVEQDVGVRFGSIENPSGGEISGVEPKTPEKPPTEHLATVAEEEEEKESKTEKQIEHSKTASPDFKVAGKKVFPVPTVNLMQVLGEIDDHFLKASESAQEVSKMLEATRLHYHSNFADNRGYVDHSARVMRVITWNRSFRGVPNGEGGKNELDSEDYETLATVLDKLLAWEKKLYDEVKQGELMKLEYRKKVAQLNRQKKHGASAESLEKTKAAVSHLHTRYIVDMQSMDSTVSEVNDIRDKQLYPRLVDLVNGMAKMWTSMCIHHDGQLKIVTDLKSLDVGHVKETTRHHHERTKQLYNVVQGWHSQFEKLVTHQKQCIQTLHNWLRLNLIPIESSLKEKISSPPKAPNPPIQALLHSWHDYLEKLPDDVAKSAISSFAAVIKTIELHQEEELKLKEKCEETRKEFLRKNQAFDEWYQKYMQRRTSTDETDAERGEDANSKDPVLERQFAVESLKKKMHEEVEAHQRHCIQVREKSLGSLKIRLPELFRAMSDYAHTCSDVYEKLRALTQLQNSTHGPP